The Bosea sp. AS-1 region CGTCCGAAAGTTACCCGGGTCCAGAATTGCCCTCAGATCATCGTGATTGTAGATCTCCCCATTCGCGACAAGTATCTCTGAATCAACGGTAATAGGTTGAACGCCGTCTTCGGCGCCGATGATCGCCAGCCGGCAATGCCCCATCGCAAGCGGCACCCCCGCTGGCCGGGCGACCTGCGTCGCATCCGGGCCCCGATGGCCGAGGCGCGCGAGCATCGTTTCGATCAGGCTCCCGCCTACGTCATCGACCTTCCAAAGACACACAAAACCACACATGGACCGTCTCGTTCTTCTCTCACTGTTTGGCGAATTGCGCTGGGCGAAGGATAGCGTCGAAAGGATGGTTTTTTAAGATATTATAGAATAAATCTGTCTTTCGACTTTCGATTTTAACAATAAATTTTGATATGAATTTCTCAAATGTCCAATCAAAGTTATGAACACTTGAGTTCAAGTAATAGCTTCCTGTCAAAATAGACTACATAATTCCCTCATTTTTTGTGGGAAAGGGGTTGTCACGAGCTGATATCCTGCTCTAGGAATCGCCGCGAGGCAATGGACATTTTAAATTACATTATCGACAACTGGGGGCTGATAGCCGCCCGGACAGGCGAACATGTTGCCATCGTCGGCGTTGCGGTCGCTCTGGCGATCGCTACCGGCGTGCCGATCGGCGTGGCCATCACCCAGAACCGCCGCGTCGCCGATGCCGTGCTCTATGTCGCGTCGATCATGATCACCATCCCTTCTATCGCGCTGTTCGGGATGATGATTCCGGTGCTCTCGCTGATCGGCCACGGCATCGGATACCTGCCGGCGGTGATCGCGGTACTGCTGTACTCGCAGCTTCCGATCATTCGGAATACCTATGCGTCGATCAGCAATATTGACCCGGCGCTGCGTGAAGCTGCGCGAGGCATGGGGCTGACCCGGGGACAGCGGCTGCGCGAGGTCGAGCTCCCGATCGCCTTGCCCGTGATCATGGCCGGCGTGCGCGTCGCGGTGGTGATGAATATCGGGGTCACGGCGATCGCGACCTATATCGGCGCCGGCGGCCTCGGCGCCTTCATCGCACGCGGCATCAGCCAGACGGACCCGCGCCAGCTCGTCACCGGCGCTCTCGCGGTCAGCATTCTTGCCGTCGTCGCCGATCTCGCCCTGCTCGGGCTGCAGAAGCGACTGACCTCCCCAGGACTCAGGAAACAATGATCCGACTGGACCAAGTCAGCAAGACTTTCCCCGGCACCACCATGCCGGCCGTCGACCGCGTCTCGCTCGAGGTGGCGGAAGGCGAAATCTGCGTGCTGCTCGGCCCGTCCGGCTGCGGCAAGACCACGACGATGAAGATGGTCAACCGCCTTATCCAGCCGAGCTCGGGCGACATCTTCATCGACGGCCGCAACACCTCCGATTACGACGTGACACAGCTGCGGCGCAGCATCGGCTACGTCATCCAGCAGATCGGCCTGTTTCCGAACAAGACGATCGAGGACAACATCTGCATCGTCCCCGACATCCTCGGCTGGGACCGGCGCAAATCGCGCCAGCGGGCGGCCGAACTGCTCGAGATGGTTGCGCTCGATCCCGGTGTGTTCCTCAAGCGCTACCCGAAGGAGCTGTCCGGCGGCCAGCAGCAGCGTATCGGCGTTCTGCGCGCCATCGCGGCGGATCCGCCCGTCCTGCTGATGGACGAGCCCTTCGGCGCCATCGACCCGATCAACCGCGTCATCATCCAGGACGAGTTCCTGAAGATGCAGGCGCAGATCCGCAAGACGATCCTCTTCGTCAGCCACGACATCGACGAGGCGGTCAAGATGGCCGACAGGATCGCCATCTTCCGCAATGGCAGGCTCGTCCAATACGACACGCCCGACAACATGCTGGCCCATCCAGCGAGCGAATTCGTCTCCGATTTCGTCGGTGGCGACCGCACGCTCAAGCGCCTGCAGCTGCTCACCGTCCGCGATGCGATGATCGCCGATCCGCCGCGGGTCCGGGCGGCGGACAGCCTGCAGCGGGCCGCGGCCGCGATGGAAGCGCATGGCCATCAGTCGATCGTCCTGGTCGGCCCGCGCGGCAGGGCGCGCGGCTACGTCAATCTTCAGACGGCGCGCAGCGGCAACGGAACGGTCGGGGAGAATTACGAAGCCCTGCCCACGACTATCCGCCCGCATGAAGACCTGCGCACCGCGGTCTCGACCATGTTCCGGCACGATACGCTGTGGCTGGCCTGCGTCGATGATGACGGATTGTTCGTCGGCTATGTCACGCTGCGCGGCATCACGCATCTGCTCTCAGAGACCTATCGGGATGGCTGACGCGCTGGTGCCCGGCATGGTCGCGCAGATGCGCCGGAACGCGGCCTATCTCTGCATCTTCCTGCTCGGAGCCTGGGCCTGGGGCAGCGGGCTCCTGCCCGGCCTGCTGGAGAGGTGGGAGGACATCGCCTATCTCGGCCAGCAGCATGTGGAGCTGGTCGCCCTCTCGGGCGGCGCGGCGATCCTGTTCGGCGTGCCGCTCGGCATCCTGCTGACCAGGCCGCGCTTCCGCCGGATCGGCGATGCCACAGTGCAGCTCCTCAACATCGGCGCCACCATCCCGA contains the following coding sequences:
- a CDS encoding ABC transporter permease yields the protein MDILNYIIDNWGLIAARTGEHVAIVGVAVALAIATGVPIGVAITQNRRVADAVLYVASIMITIPSIALFGMMIPVLSLIGHGIGYLPAVIAVLLYSQLPIIRNTYASISNIDPALREAARGMGLTRGQRLREVELPIALPVIMAGVRVAVVMNIGVTAIATYIGAGGLGAFIARGISQTDPRQLVTGALAVSILAVVADLALLGLQKRLTSPGLRKQ
- a CDS encoding ABC transporter ATP-binding protein, with the translated sequence MIRLDQVSKTFPGTTMPAVDRVSLEVAEGEICVLLGPSGCGKTTTMKMVNRLIQPSSGDIFIDGRNTSDYDVTQLRRSIGYVIQQIGLFPNKTIEDNICIVPDILGWDRRKSRQRAAELLEMVALDPGVFLKRYPKELSGGQQQRIGVLRAIAADPPVLLMDEPFGAIDPINRVIIQDEFLKMQAQIRKTILFVSHDIDEAVKMADRIAIFRNGRLVQYDTPDNMLAHPASEFVSDFVGGDRTLKRLQLLTVRDAMIADPPRVRAADSLQRAAAAMEAHGHQSIVLVGPRGRARGYVNLQTARSGNGTVGENYEALPTTIRPHEDLRTAVSTMFRHDTLWLACVDDDGLFVGYVTLRGITHLLSETYRDG